The sequence CTGCAGTTCATCTTCGAGAAAGGTGACATAACTGCGGGCCTCGGGACACATATCATCCAGAGTGCGTGCATGGGCATTTGAAGACATCCAGCCTTTCAGGGTTTTATAAACCGGAGTTACCCTCGAGAGCGTCGGGTGGTCGGTAGGAAAGTCATGAATCTCCTTTCCGTCGAGCATGTAGGATGTACAGACTTTTACCTCCTCGAAGGTGTCGAGCACGTCCAGTTTGGTGAGCGCTATTTCAGTGACGCCGTTCACAGTCAGGGAGTAACGGAGCGCGACGAGATCGATCCATCCGCAGCGGCGTTTTCGGCCCGTAGTGGCTCCGAACTCATGGCCGATACGGCAAAGGCTCTCTCCTGTTTCATCGAACAGTTCCGAGGGAAAAGCTCCATTGCCGACTCTGGTCATGTAGGCCTTGACCACCCCGATCACCTTGCCGACATAATTCGGAGCGATCCCCGATCCGGTACAGGCTCCGCCTGAAGTGGGATTTGACGAGGTTACATAGGGATAGGTGCCATGATCGACATCGAGCAGACAACCCTGCGCCCCTTCGAGCAGAACGGTCTTGCCTGCCTTGAGCTGACGGCTGAGATAGAGTTGGGTATTGGTTACGTAGGGGTCGATTATCTTGTCGAACTCCGAATAGTCGCGGACAAGTTCTTCGACATCGAACTCCTCTTTCTCATAGATGTTCCTGAACAGCTTGTTTTTGGCTGCGAGGTTCTCCCTGAGCTTTTCCTGTAGCACATCGGGACTCAGCAGATCGACAACCCGTATGCC comes from Chlorobium limicola DSM 245 and encodes:
- a CDS encoding adenylosuccinate synthase → MESKSFSKPTRTATVIVGTQFGDEGKGKLVDYLSDKYDIVVRYQGGANAGHTICFDNKSVVLHLIPSGIFHEGCVCVIGNGVVIDPVALLEEIKKVEELGYDVKGRLFISHNAHLIMPYHKRLDSLHEDAQGEQKIGTTGRGIGPSYEDKFARKGIRVVDLLSPDVLQEKLRENLAAKNKLFRNIYEKEEFDVEELVRDYSEFDKIIDPYVTNTQLYLSRQLKAGKTVLLEGAQGCLLDVDHGTYPYVTSSNPTSGGACTGSGIAPNYVGKVIGVVKAYMTRVGNGAFPSELFDETGESLCRIGHEFGATTGRKRRCGWIDLVALRYSLTVNGVTEIALTKLDVLDTFEEVKVCTSYMLDGKEIHDFPTDHPTLSRVTPVYKTLKGWMSSNAHARTLDDMCPEARSYVTFLEDELQVPVTFVSVGPGREETVYR